The following are encoded together in the Trichocoleus sp. FACHB-46 genome:
- a CDS encoding sigma-70 family RNA polymerase sigma factor, which produces MEAVTAVEMEAGVAGAVTEAVGAVVAVTAVVNRMDEIDQQLRQLVMAACRQPRGSLERQRALNQLIWQIQRSGKLLRGVGVPDYEDALQQTWLYCCRNLCEALTGNAYDPELASVITWLNAYLKRRLSDRQREVFQQQAERAFGQLAETGEVINPIDTLPAPANPPPILEEIREWVEREGRQLRRIHVRDRPDINCEVLILRRLPPETAWEALSQEFGVAIATLSNFYQRECFPRLLKFGQTQGYLDS; this is translated from the coding sequence ATGGAGGCGGTGACGGCGGTGGAGATGGAGGCGGGGGTTGCGGGGGCGGTGACGGAGGCGGTGGGGGCTGTGGTGGCGGTGACGGCGGTGGTTAACCGCATGGATGAAATCGATCAACAATTGCGCCAATTGGTGATGGCTGCTTGTCGCCAGCCGCGAGGGAGCCTGGAGCGCCAACGAGCCTTGAACCAACTGATCTGGCAAATTCAGCGCTCTGGCAAACTACTCCGAGGCGTTGGTGTCCCTGATTATGAAGATGCCCTCCAGCAAACATGGCTCTACTGCTGTCGCAACCTCTGCGAAGCGCTAACTGGCAACGCTTACGACCCAGAGCTAGCCAGTGTGATTACTTGGCTCAATGCCTATCTCAAGCGACGGTTGAGCGATCGCCAGCGGGAAGTGTTTCAACAACAGGCAGAACGGGCATTTGGTCAGCTTGCAGAGACGGGGGAAGTAATTAATCCAATCGACACTCTTCCTGCTCCTGCCAATCCGCCACCGATCCTAGAAGAGATTCGGGAATGGGTAGAGCGAGAAGGCAGACAACTCCGGCGGATTCATGTGCGCGATCGCCCCGATATTAACTGCGAAGTGCTGATTCTACGCCGCTTACCGCCAGAAACTGCTTGGGAAGCGCTATCTCAGGAGTTTGGTGTGGCGATCGCCACCTTGAGTAACTTTTATCAACGAGAGTGTTTTCCTCGCTTGCTCAAGTTTGGACAAACGCAAGGATATTTAGATTCATAG
- a CDS encoding photosystem II S4 domain protein has translation MLPREDLLKGIENRDAIARVIDQADQAIKTWEVVCSDFLAPPELADMQQAFGRLTEVQLLPWGGYPQAERQRVAIARAELPLEATQVEIAALDIAGNFLFDPATHRDFLGALLGTGIVREKVGDIIVLGERGAQAIVVPDLVEFLELHLNQVRSVPVKTRRIELSELKIREPKKKELTTVEASLRLDAIASAGFGMSRSKMVDLIDGGDVRVNWKEISSASHQLKTGDLVAIRGKGRLEVGEVAVTKKDRYRVQLTRFV, from the coding sequence ATGCTGCCACGCGAAGACCTATTGAAAGGCATTGAAAATCGAGACGCGATCGCACGAGTGATCGACCAAGCCGACCAGGCGATTAAAACCTGGGAAGTCGTCTGTAGCGATTTTCTTGCCCCTCCAGAACTCGCTGACATGCAGCAAGCATTTGGGCGGTTGACTGAAGTCCAGTTGTTGCCCTGGGGCGGCTACCCACAAGCAGAACGGCAACGAGTGGCGATCGCACGGGCCGAACTCCCCCTAGAAGCCACTCAAGTAGAAATAGCAGCTCTCGACATTGCGGGCAACTTCTTGTTTGATCCTGCGACCCACCGTGACTTCCTCGGAGCGTTGCTAGGCACAGGCATTGTTCGGGAAAAAGTAGGTGACATTATTGTGTTAGGAGAACGAGGAGCGCAGGCGATCGTGGTGCCTGACCTAGTGGAGTTTCTAGAACTCCACCTTAATCAAGTGCGATCGGTGCCCGTAAAAACTCGGCGGATTGAACTCAGCGAACTGAAAATCCGAGAACCCAAGAAAAAGGAACTGACGACGGTAGAAGCCTCACTACGCTTGGATGCGATCGCCTCGGCAGGCTTCGGCATGTCTCGCAGCAAAATGGTGGACTTGATCGACGGCGGAGATGTCAGGGTGAACTGGAAGGAGATCAGCTCTGCCAGCCATCAACTCAAAACTGGGGACTTGGTGGCAATCCGCGGCAAAGGTCGCCTAGAAGTTGGCGAAGTCGCCGTAACCAAAAAAGATCGCTACCGAGTTCAGCTAACTCGCTTTGTGTAG
- a CDS encoding TIGR04222 domain-containing membrane protein: MNIEPAELYDRIQKFALDDVDAELPFSKRLARENGWTAQYTQRVIAEYKKFAFLTVVAGHPVSPSKDVDEAWHLHLLYTRSYWGYFCPEVLQVSLYHELTREGSSSREKFDSWYTQTLFSYERWFGQVPPADIWPPVPRQIHQGKQVSNRDQFWNWSLTKHRANRRAIAVLSFLFTLAITSFTPSIASSVGTNIATKISNPLDFAGVEFLDFYFRLLSVVTLFACGLRWYLCQPGHQTSVQAVHLDPYEAAYLAGGKRRAVEAAIAHLVERKHLRLLMTERAFRRGLPLPKNSHFLEQAVVRAVSKGGSIENVRSLVEPLTKTIYTNLQELGLLVKQSQAARTQWLPTLSVAAVLVLGISKIVVGIARDKPVGFLVILCLLTTVIAGLLSIKPHRSRYGDSVLEQLQRQHAKLQYNSPATQLALVVALFGNTVLGDAVLADLDQVFMPPASVGGGDGGGDGGGDGGGGCGGGDGGGGGCGGGDGGG, encoded by the coding sequence ATGAATATTGAGCCAGCAGAACTTTACGACCGGATTCAGAAATTTGCCTTAGATGATGTAGATGCCGAGCTGCCGTTTAGCAAACGATTGGCGAGGGAGAATGGCTGGACTGCTCAGTATACGCAGCGAGTGATTGCTGAGTACAAAAAGTTTGCATTTCTCACGGTAGTCGCTGGGCACCCAGTTAGCCCCTCCAAAGATGTGGACGAAGCATGGCATTTGCATCTCCTTTATACACGCTCCTATTGGGGATACTTTTGTCCAGAGGTTTTACAAGTTTCTCTGTATCATGAGCTAACCAGAGAGGGTAGTAGCAGTCGCGAAAAGTTTGATAGCTGGTATACTCAAACGCTTTTCAGCTACGAACGTTGGTTTGGACAGGTTCCTCCTGCTGATATTTGGCCGCCAGTACCCAGGCAGATTCATCAGGGTAAACAAGTTAGCAACAGAGATCAGTTCTGGAACTGGTCTCTCACAAAGCACCGAGCTAACCGACGCGCGATCGCAGTTTTATCATTTCTGTTCACCCTAGCTATCACTAGTTTTACTCCGTCAATTGCGAGCAGCGTCGGTACGAATATCGCCACCAAAATTAGTAATCCGCTTGATTTTGCAGGAGTTGAATTTCTAGATTTCTACTTTAGATTGCTTAGTGTGGTAACACTCTTTGCCTGTGGTTTACGATGGTATCTCTGCCAACCAGGTCATCAAACCTCTGTGCAGGCGGTACATCTCGATCCCTACGAGGCGGCTTACTTAGCAGGTGGTAAACGTCGGGCTGTAGAAGCGGCGATCGCACATTTGGTAGAGCGTAAACACCTGAGATTGTTGATGACTGAACGAGCCTTTCGGAGAGGCCTCCCCCTGCCGAAAAATAGTCATTTTTTAGAGCAAGCAGTCGTGCGAGCAGTTTCTAAAGGTGGCAGCATTGAGAACGTGAGATCCCTAGTAGAACCTTTGACAAAGACTATCTACACAAATTTGCAAGAACTCGGCTTACTAGTCAAGCAAAGTCAAGCAGCAAGGACTCAGTGGTTACCCACGCTCTCTGTTGCTGCGGTACTGGTGTTAGGAATTAGCAAGATAGTGGTCGGTATTGCTCGGGATAAACCTGTAGGATTTCTCGTCATACTTTGTCTATTAACAACAGTCATCGCTGGCCTTCTATCCATTAAGCCTCATCGCAGTCGATATGGAGATTCTGTATTGGAGCAATTGCAGCGACAACATGCCAAGTTGCAATACAATTCGCCAGCTACTCAACTAGCATTGGTGGTGGCTCTGTTTGGTAATACGGTTTTGGGAGACGCGGTTTTGGCTGATTTAGATCAGGTGTTCATGCCTCCTGCAAGCGTGGGTGGTGGAGATGGAGGCGGTGACGGCGGTGGAGATGGAGGCGGGGGTTGCGGGGGCGGTGACGGAGGCGGTGGGGGCTGTGGTGGCGGTGACGGCGGTGGTTAA
- a CDS encoding DUF1206 domain-containing protein, which yields MRGRDSVERASNQAGRAARQVASQPWVEPLARFGYTAKGIVYGLVGILAAQAAFGSGGKTTDSRGALQTILDQPFGQFLLGLVAIGLLGYVLWSLVQATMDTENHGTDAKGIAQRLGYVGTAIVYAGLALTAARLVLGSGGSGGGSSASQDWTARLLAQPFGQWLVGTIGAAIIGFGFYHFYKAYTAKFRRKLKLNEMSENEKTWATRMGRFGLAARGVVFAVIGFFLIQAARSSNASEVRGLGGALAALASQPYGPWLLGLVALGLVAYGIYNFVLARYRQMVIQ from the coding sequence ATGAGAGGGCGCGATTCAGTAGAGCGAGCCAGTAATCAAGCAGGGCGAGCTGCCAGACAGGTTGCGTCTCAACCGTGGGTGGAGCCTCTAGCCCGATTCGGCTATACCGCTAAGGGGATTGTCTATGGCTTAGTTGGTATCCTAGCCGCTCAAGCTGCTTTTGGGTCAGGCGGCAAAACCACAGATTCACGAGGAGCGCTACAAACCATCCTAGATCAGCCTTTTGGGCAGTTTTTGTTGGGATTAGTGGCGATCGGTTTGCTGGGTTATGTGCTTTGGAGCTTGGTCCAAGCAACGATGGATACCGAAAATCATGGTACCGATGCTAAGGGAATTGCTCAGCGACTCGGTTATGTCGGGACGGCTATTGTCTACGCAGGATTGGCCCTGACAGCGGCTCGGCTAGTCCTAGGTTCCGGTGGTAGTGGAGGTGGTAGTAGCGCTTCCCAAGATTGGACGGCTCGTCTCTTAGCTCAACCCTTTGGTCAATGGCTGGTAGGCACAATTGGAGCAGCGATTATTGGCTTTGGTTTTTACCACTTCTATAAAGCCTACACCGCCAAGTTTCGCCGTAAATTGAAGCTGAACGAAATGAGCGAGAATGAAAAAACCTGGGCCACTCGCATGGGTAGGTTCGGCTTAGCTGCCAGAGGCGTTGTGTTTGCCGTGATTGGTTTTTTCCTGATTCAGGCAGCTCGGTCTTCTAATGCCAGTGAGGTGCGAGGTCTGGGAGGAGCTTTGGCAGCTTTGGCGAGTCAACCTTATGGTCCTTGGTTGTTGGGACTGGTAGCCCTAGGACTGGTGGCTTATGGTATCTATAATTTTGTCTTGGCTCGCTACCGCCAGATGGTCATCCAGTAA
- a CDS encoding tetratricopeptide repeat protein translates to MDNRSIERLLEDLKHADPEVRNRATQELWRRWFEQKGVAGLEQIRQAQMLLETGEKLKAEAVLTQLIQDLPDFAEAWNRRAVLYYVQGKYRKSLADCQQVVQLDPIHFGALHGIGLCHVALGEYREAIPAFRRALEIQPYSIENQRLILECSAKLS, encoded by the coding sequence ATGGATAACCGATCAATTGAGCGGCTACTTGAAGACCTCAAGCACGCAGACCCAGAGGTGCGTAATCGTGCTACCCAGGAATTGTGGCGACGCTGGTTTGAACAGAAGGGCGTTGCGGGCCTAGAGCAAATTCGGCAGGCACAGATGTTGTTAGAAACCGGAGAAAAACTCAAAGCAGAAGCGGTGCTTACCCAGCTGATTCAGGACTTACCCGATTTTGCCGAAGCATGGAACCGACGAGCAGTGCTGTACTACGTTCAGGGCAAGTATCGTAAGTCGCTGGCCGATTGCCAACAAGTAGTGCAGCTCGACCCGATTCATTTTGGCGCACTTCATGGCATAGGGCTCTGCCATGTGGCATTGGGTGAATACCGAGAGGCCATTCCCGCCTTTCGCCGCGCTTTAGAAATTCAACCCTATTCAATCGAGAACCAACGTTTGATTTTGGAATGTAGCGCTAAGTTGAGCTGA
- a CDS encoding ABC transporter substrate-binding protein, translated as MTSTQKSNSTSVRPKASVPPIVLLLIGLGVVTGISWLKGNIFSPSSQSLNAGALKDRMSLGNKLLIEADATPEKRAGVAAFAKGDFKGAIAQFEASLRKRQNDPETLIYLNNARVDDTALRIAVGVPIGSNLNVAQEMLRGVAQAQDEVNRNGGIDGVPLQVEIVNDENNPEIVKQVATELVKDSRILAVVGHNASNASLVAAPIYQQGQLVMVTPTSFANNLSGFGSYVFRAVPTTRLMAEPLAQYVVGTTRKTNIAVCYDSQAPDNVSFKDEFVAALVAQGGKLVPTVCDFSTPNFNPTTAIAQAVSSGAEGLLVSPHIDRLDRAIDLARANQGRLALLGSPTLYTIKTPQSGQADMNGLVLPVPWHPTAFADHPFAINAKYRWGGAVNWRTAMAYDASRAIIKGLEQDKTRSGLQNVLRSPAFSASGAGDPVKFLPSGDRLGQAVLVQIQPSASGYDFAPLRP; from the coding sequence ATGACCTCAACTCAAAAAAGCAATTCTACTTCTGTGCGTCCCAAAGCCAGTGTCCCGCCCATTGTGCTCTTGTTAATAGGTTTAGGAGTAGTCACAGGCATCTCCTGGCTGAAGGGAAATATCTTTTCTCCATCATCCCAGTCGCTCAATGCGGGTGCTCTTAAAGACCGCATGAGTCTGGGGAATAAGCTCTTGATTGAGGCGGATGCTACACCAGAGAAACGCGCCGGAGTTGCAGCTTTTGCCAAAGGAGATTTTAAAGGCGCGATCGCCCAATTTGAAGCTTCTCTCCGAAAGCGCCAAAATGACCCAGAAACGCTGATCTACTTGAACAATGCCCGTGTTGATGACACAGCGCTCCGAATTGCCGTGGGTGTTCCGATTGGGAGCAACCTGAATGTAGCTCAGGAAATGTTGCGCGGGGTCGCCCAAGCTCAGGATGAAGTGAATCGGAATGGTGGCATTGATGGCGTGCCGCTACAAGTTGAAATTGTCAACGATGAAAATAATCCAGAAATTGTGAAGCAGGTGGCGACAGAGTTGGTAAAAGACTCGCGCATTCTTGCCGTAGTAGGACATAACGCCAGTAATGCTTCTTTGGTCGCTGCGCCGATCTACCAACAGGGACAACTGGTGATGGTGACTCCGACTAGCTTTGCCAATAATCTCTCTGGGTTTGGCAGTTATGTCTTCCGCGCTGTTCCCACAACTCGGTTAATGGCGGAACCTCTGGCTCAATATGTAGTTGGCACCACTCGTAAAACTAATATCGCTGTGTGCTATGACTCCCAAGCTCCAGACAATGTCTCCTTTAAAGATGAGTTTGTCGCAGCTTTGGTAGCTCAGGGAGGCAAACTCGTGCCAACCGTTTGTGACTTCTCTACTCCAAACTTTAACCCAACCACGGCGATCGCCCAAGCGGTTAGTAGTGGGGCTGAGGGGCTGTTAGTTTCTCCCCACATTGATCGGCTCGATCGCGCCATTGACTTAGCCAGAGCCAATCAGGGCAGGCTCGCATTATTGGGTAGCCCAACTTTATACACAATCAAAACGCCGCAGTCTGGTCAAGCCGATATGAATGGATTAGTTTTACCTGTGCCTTGGCATCCGACTGCTTTTGCCGACCATCCATTTGCAATCAATGCGAAGTATCGATGGGGAGGAGCGGTCAATTGGCGAACGGCAATGGCCTATGATGCCAGTCGTGCCATTATCAAGGGTTTAGAGCAGGATAAAACTCGGAGTGGCTTGCAGAACGTTTTGCGGAGTCCAGCGTTTTCGGCTTCTGGAGCCGGAGATCCGGTGAAGTTTCTGCCATCAGGCGATCGCCTGGGTCAAGCTGTTTTGGTGCAAATCCAGCCCAGTGCTTCTGGCTATGACTTTGCGCCACTCCGTCCATAA
- a CDS encoding PspA/IM30 family protein, giving the protein MSLQRRDLGSMAQKHFKQFIYWFVGERAGRVLTATWSWLWGLPVESGGKIAVEVAQESLETMQKSVAQLTQSVASLMAAYQQAKSMYESRQKEFRQAEQQAILAQQQGNAEAARMAMTKAILLDRSLPSLAKKFAKAETVVRAAKDRLNRERQKLETYKLEMQNLKDLAELNEALAVIDQANTELEIGSARSQFATAQTSIERRHLQMTAQAELSENPAEKLTADLAQMTLDDEIAQRLQRLTTSSSSSRSVTPSDA; this is encoded by the coding sequence ATGTCGTTACAACGGCGGGATCTAGGCTCTATGGCTCAAAAACATTTCAAACAATTTATCTATTGGTTCGTAGGCGAGCGGGCGGGGCGTGTACTGACAGCCACTTGGTCTTGGCTCTGGGGCTTGCCTGTGGAGTCAGGCGGCAAGATTGCGGTGGAAGTGGCCCAGGAATCTTTGGAAACGATGCAAAAGTCGGTAGCGCAACTTACCCAATCAGTGGCGAGTCTAATGGCTGCTTACCAGCAAGCTAAGAGTATGTACGAAAGTAGGCAGAAAGAATTTCGGCAAGCTGAACAACAAGCAATTTTGGCACAACAACAAGGCAATGCAGAAGCCGCCCGGATGGCGATGACGAAGGCCATTTTGCTCGATCGCTCGCTGCCTTCCTTAGCGAAAAAATTTGCCAAAGCGGAGACAGTGGTGCGAGCTGCCAAGGACAGACTTAACCGAGAACGCCAGAAGCTAGAAACTTACAAATTGGAGATGCAAAATCTCAAAGATTTGGCGGAGCTAAATGAGGCGCTGGCTGTGATCGATCAGGCTAATACTGAACTTGAAATTGGCTCAGCGCGATCGCAGTTTGCGACGGCTCAAACTTCTATAGAACGGCGACATCTCCAGATGACAGCACAGGCAGAGCTTTCAGAAAATCCAGCGGAGAAACTGACCGCGGATTTAGCTCAGATGACGCTTGACGATGAGATTGCTCAACGACTGCAACGACTGACAACTTCATCTTCATCCTCTCGCTCAGTCACTCCCTCAGATGCCTAA
- a CDS encoding DedA family protein, which translates to MESFSYLGIVLLTLISPLPTEVIMPLTGFMAAQGKLNLVYAVLAGVLGSVIGALPWYFAGKYLGEPGLRKLSHRSGGWIKVSMEDIEKSKYWFKQYGGRAVVLSRAVPGVRTFISVPVGISGMPVLLFLFYVVLGATIWDALLAGSGYVLGDRYYLVKQYLGPASNVVVAILLIAVVVLLFRRKTRRANKSKSSLSAKKLESKL; encoded by the coding sequence ATGGAATCATTCAGCTACCTCGGCATCGTATTGTTGACGTTGATCTCCCCGCTTCCGACTGAAGTCATCATGCCGTTAACAGGGTTTATGGCAGCTCAGGGCAAACTGAATTTAGTGTATGCAGTCTTAGCAGGGGTCTTAGGTTCTGTAATTGGGGCATTACCTTGGTACTTTGCAGGCAAGTACTTGGGGGAGCCAGGATTGCGGAAGCTGTCTCATCGCTCGGGTGGCTGGATCAAAGTATCGATGGAAGATATTGAGAAGTCTAAATATTGGTTTAAGCAGTACGGGGGCCGAGCTGTAGTACTGAGTCGAGCCGTACCAGGCGTACGGACATTTATCTCTGTGCCAGTGGGTATCAGCGGTATGCCTGTGCTCTTATTTCTGTTTTATGTGGTTTTAGGCGCAACGATTTGGGATGCTTTGCTAGCGGGTTCAGGATATGTCTTAGGCGATCGCTACTATTTAGTCAAACAATATCTGGGGCCTGCTTCTAATGTTGTGGTCGCGATTTTGTTGATTGCAGTGGTAGTTCTGCTGTTTAGGCGTAAAACCCGGCGTGCTAATAAATCTAAATCAAGCTTAAGCGCAAAAAAATTAGAATCGAAACTATGA